In the genome of Synergistaceae bacterium, one region contains:
- the cas2 gene encoding CRISPR-associated endonuclease Cas2, translating into MKKWCLISYDVRNDKRLRKVAKILEGHGERVQYSVFRAYLSERELERLRWELSRVMDSADGLLITELCDACVKKIRRRNNEAAWPDEPEKWIVM; encoded by the coding sequence GTGAAGAAGTGGTGTCTTATCTCATACGATGTGCGAAATGATAAACGACTCCGGAAGGTCGCCAAAATATTGGAGGGGCATGGGGAGAGAGTACAGTACAGTGTTTTTCGCGCATATTTGAGTGAAAGAGAACTAGAACGCCTGCGCTGGGAGCTTAGCAGGGTGATGGACTCTGCGGACGGACTGTTGATCACGGAACTATGCGATGCATGTGTAAAGAAGATCAGGAGAAGAAACAACGAAGCCGCCTGGCCAGACGAGCCTGAGAAGTGGATTGTCATGTGA
- the cas1 gene encoding type I-MYXAN CRISPR-associated endonuclease Cas1 — MTAAAENDALLRVSALHALLYCERLFFLEEVEEIRLADASVYAGRTLHEELAEEEGEERRSFFLTSETLGLTGKMDAVRHRNGNWVVYEHKRGKPMLRKGEAAQAWDSDIVQATAYSLLLEEHLQRKFVEARIRYHGQNTTVLVPLTEENRQKVFDAIRRARELRASTDRPPVCDSSKKCLKCSLAPVCLPEEERLARSREWEPIRLFPPEIEGAALHITGLQSRIGRTGEAFKLETDAEPVRKVPSAGLHSITVHGTAQVTTQALHLCADKGIHLHWFSRGGSHLGSFSPGPGPVQRRIRQYQALTNPGMCLKLSRRTVLAKVESQLRFLLRTTRGEQRSEQIKSGIGEIRSLLKAVSPAEGVDTLRGIEGAAAQVYFDLLPCVLSESVEPELLPSGRTRRPPKDRFNAILSFGYSMLYRALFESIVSVGLEPAFGYLHTPRSSAHPLVMDVMELFRVPVWDMVVVSSINRKQWDIEKDFSVTKEKVWLSDQGRKKAIVLFERRMQDKWKHPVLDYSLSWHRTMELEVRLLEKEWTDTPGLFARSRLR; from the coding sequence TTGACTGCCGCGGCGGAAAACGACGCGCTGCTGCGTGTGAGCGCCCTTCACGCGCTTCTCTACTGCGAGCGTCTGTTTTTTCTGGAGGAGGTGGAGGAAATCCGCCTCGCCGATGCCAGCGTCTATGCCGGAAGAACCCTGCATGAAGAATTAGCCGAGGAAGAAGGAGAGGAGCGTCGCTCCTTCTTCCTTACCAGCGAAACACTGGGTCTTACCGGAAAAATGGACGCAGTGCGCCATAGAAACGGAAACTGGGTAGTCTACGAACATAAAAGGGGCAAGCCGATGCTCCGCAAAGGAGAAGCGGCGCAAGCCTGGGACAGCGACATAGTACAGGCTACAGCCTACTCGCTTCTTCTGGAAGAGCATCTGCAAAGAAAGTTTGTGGAGGCCCGAATAAGATACCATGGTCAAAACACCACCGTGTTGGTCCCCTTGACCGAGGAGAACCGTCAAAAAGTCTTCGATGCAATTCGCAGAGCCAGAGAGCTTCGTGCAAGCACGGACAGACCGCCGGTATGCGACTCCTCGAAAAAGTGTCTCAAGTGCTCGTTGGCGCCGGTATGCCTCCCGGAGGAGGAACGCCTGGCACGAAGCCGGGAGTGGGAGCCGATCCGACTCTTTCCCCCCGAGATAGAGGGGGCGGCGCTCCACATAACGGGGCTGCAGTCACGCATAGGGCGCACCGGAGAGGCGTTCAAGCTGGAAACGGATGCGGAGCCTGTTCGGAAGGTCCCTTCTGCGGGACTGCACTCGATCACTGTGCACGGCACCGCGCAGGTGACCACTCAAGCCCTCCATCTCTGCGCCGACAAGGGAATTCACCTGCATTGGTTTTCAAGGGGCGGGTCGCATCTTGGAAGCTTCTCGCCCGGTCCAGGCCCTGTGCAAAGACGCATAAGACAGTACCAAGCCCTGACCAATCCAGGTATGTGTCTGAAGCTGTCTAGACGGACTGTCCTTGCGAAAGTGGAAAGCCAGCTTCGCTTTCTTTTGCGCACTACTCGCGGAGAACAGCGAAGCGAACAGATTAAATCCGGCATCGGAGAAATACGCTCGCTGTTGAAGGCCGTCTCGCCGGCGGAGGGAGTCGACACTCTGCGCGGCATAGAAGGCGCAGCCGCCCAAGTCTACTTCGATCTTCTGCCTTGCGTATTGAGCGAAAGTGTAGAACCTGAACTTTTGCCCTCCGGCAGAACTAGAAGGCCGCCCAAGGACCGATTTAACGCCATTTTAAGCTTTGGTTATTCCATGCTCTATCGTGCGCTGTTTGAAAGCATCGTCTCTGTCGGCCTGGAGCCGGCCTTCGGTTACCTTCACACTCCGAGATCAAGTGCGCACCCCCTTGTGATGGATGTAATGGAACTCTTCCGCGTGCCTGTTTGGGACATGGTCGTGGTCTCTTCGATCAATCGAAAGCAGTGGGATATCGAAAAGGACTTCTCTGTAACGAAGGAGAAAGTCTGGCTTTCCGACCAAGGGCGCAAGAAAGCGATAGTGCTTTTCGAGCGGCGTATGCAAGACAAGTGGAAGCATCCTGTACTGGACTACTCTCTCTCCTGGCACCGCACGATGGAGCTTGAAGTACGCCTTTTGGAGAAGGAGTGGACCGACACGCCCGGTCTTTTCGCCCGCTCCCGACTCAGATAG
- the cas5 gene encoding CRISPR-associated protein Cas5 — MLLLRVTAPFAAFRPFAAGVFRPTADFLTPSAAYGLLLNIAGIEMRGADGKTGTTLIADGLPSVRLAIGARAFPESQRIFQQLHNYPVGKTGIEKAPLAKGSKYHIKPVVRAFLSSIDAVIAVDSPAIEEKVRKGLRGESQRGYGLPFLGDNSFMVDRIEEMLEPASAHWYCGPDGEDETEKRRISRFTVTVDRENVWKTKTALFAPLKDPSDAIPASAWVEVAY; from the coding sequence ATGCTTCTCCTGCGTGTGACCGCGCCCTTCGCTGCGTTCCGACCCTTCGCGGCCGGAGTCTTCCGACCGACCGCCGACTTCCTGACGCCCTCGGCGGCTTACGGGCTGCTTTTGAACATCGCGGGCATCGAGATGCGCGGGGCGGACGGCAAGACAGGCACGACCCTTATCGCCGATGGTCTGCCCTCTGTTCGCCTCGCGATAGGAGCGCGCGCCTTTCCCGAGAGCCAGCGGATATTTCAGCAGCTCCACAACTACCCGGTTGGGAAGACCGGCATTGAAAAAGCACCGCTGGCTAAGGGGTCCAAATATCACATCAAACCGGTAGTCCGCGCCTTTTTGTCGTCCATCGACGCCGTCATAGCGGTTGATTCCCCCGCAATTGAAGAGAAGGTCCGCAAGGGACTCCGCGGGGAGTCGCAAAGAGGTTACGGCCTCCCCTTTCTAGGGGACAATTCTTTCATGGTGGACCGAATAGAGGAGATGCTTGAACCGGCAAGCGCACACTGGTACTGCGGGCCGGACGGCGAAGATGAGACCGAGAAAAGGCGCATCTCTCGCTTCACCGTCACAGTCGACAGAGAGAACGTGTGGAAGACCAAGACCGCTCTTTTCGCCCCGTTGAAGGACCCCTCCGATGCGATACCGGCGTCCGCCTGGGTGGAGGTGGCATATTGA